The Acidobacteriota bacterium genome includes the window AGAAAGCGCTCACCCTCCTTAAAGTCATCCTTGTTTCTTAATACTCGCGCGACGCCCGGTCGCGTCATTACCACACCGCCAAGCGCGAGTACGCCATCGCCTTTGTGAAGAACACACACGACATTTGAAGATGTGTCCTGCTGCTCTCGGACGATGACCGGTTTCTCGGCCCGCCATTCCCCATATTTGCACCCTTCATAGGGGCAAGCACCCTCCACAACATAGATGGTCGGAGGATCATTTTGAGCGGGGGTGGGCAAGAGTCCGCTTGCCACAAAGAGACCGGATAGCAGAACCCATCGCGCCGAGTTCGTCATCTTTCCATACCCACCCTAACGCCAGCAGTCACCGGACCCAGACTTCATTTGCTAAGGGCTCCCGAGCAAGCCCACTTCGAAGCTGAACCTACCGCAGCGAGACTGGGTCCGTGTGCACTGCGTTGTTGGGCGGCCCTACCGATATTTGTCGCCAGCCTGTTTGCAGAGTGAGATGCATTTCTGAACCCATGAGTCATACCAGTACCAGCTGCCCTGTACGTCGACGCCATAACCTTTCGCAAGATTGCGCGCGTCTTCAGACTTCCACATATCCGTATGTTCAGGACAAACGCGGAACTTCGTAAAGCCTGCCTTCTTGACTTCAGCGACAACATCTTTTGCGCGAAACTTTGGACGCTCCACTTCCTTCTTAACCCAGTACTCTTTGTCGATCTGCTTCGCCAAGTCAGAGTCGGGATTTATGAATTCAACAACCTTATCAGCCTGGCCGGGCTTGTTAACCAGTTTCCGCTTAAAAAGCATGCGAAATGAATATCTTTCGCTGTTGTACTCCTCATGCGTGAGTTTGCCATCGAATTCCGCAACATATGCTCTTAGCCGCGCAGGGATTTCGCACTCAGGCCTCTTGCCCGCGATTTGTTCTTCGGATAGCTCAACAAATTGAATCGAGTAACTCAACTGATGATCTAAGCCGTACTTCGTACCGAACAGCGCCTTGATATAGTAATTGAAATTCATGGCGCAGGCTTGATAGCGCCCACTCAAGTAGCTGTCTAGCAGCCGTGTCATCTGGTGCTCGATTTCGTGCCGCAAGCCGATTAGGAAGCGCAAGTTGTTAGCGGTATTTGAGTCAATTGGGCTTTGGTCGGTGTTTAGGCATCTCTCGAGTTCCCAGTACTTGTAGGCCCCATGCTTCGTGTGGTCGAAGATCTTCCTCTTGGGGCCCTGTCGATAGTACCGGTATTCAATACCTTTTCCTCGATAGAATGCGTGCAATAGATAGGTCCAGGCGATGATCATAAG containing:
- a CDS encoding DUF3644 domain-containing protein — its product is MPKRSRSIGSLRKELVTKAREAALSAIRVFNDPQVQFKSETFTVLMIIAWTYLLHAFYRGKGIEYRYYRQGPKRKIFDHTKHGAYKYWELERCLNTDQSPIDSNTANNLRFLIGLRHEIEHQMTRLLDSYLSGRYQACAMNFNYYIKALFGTKYGLDHQLSYSIQFVELSEEQIAGKRPECEIPARLRAYVAEFDGKLTHEEYNSERYSFRMLFKRKLVNKPGQADKVVEFINPDSDLAKQIDKEYWVKKEVERPKFRAKDVVAEVKKAGFTKFRVCPEHTDMWKSEDARNLAKGYGVDVQGSWYWYDSWVQKCISLCKQAGDKYR